The Arachis hypogaea cultivar Tifrunner chromosome 14, arahy.Tifrunner.gnm2.J5K5, whole genome shotgun sequence genome has a segment encoding these proteins:
- the LOC112741896 gene encoding DNA-directed RNA polymerase I subunit rpa49 gives MDSDEEHAKTLTPTETKDKKHKKKKKKKKDELVKAKIEVVREEQDKIGPVVGYFPSGFDPISDGAAATGFHVYRNRRTKKRMQLVVGSPSSPVEYVGTSYAGEAAAGHSSMYAIGVFDKEKGTLKVVPVAANKIFRLEPKVKALDAVDKEPATSTVEELTPLDWAAKQRQITNLFGTKKEITRTKKRLALNQDDDPESQKNLDVKMENVDVNKLALEGTESQVARNIPPCNLSATSPQEAYVLDQIILKGEWGYLEDIYYILLKEEEADFSSYPTFVSNRINKLKNIKDDSEKRKHSCILSFISHLVTFKEQNSFRDNSTMKRLKIPHILRNRFSAMFGNTSGSNSKWLSSEKISLLVCYILVLTLFFDEFETDYCDIAKDLKMSQLVVKQHYEHLGCKVKRKNNVNHATLPIPLKFPGVRQRKRKR, from the exons ATGGACTCCGACGAGGAACACGCGAAAACCCTAACGCCGACGGAGACGAAAGACAAGAagcacaagaagaagaagaagaagaagaaagacgagCTCGTTAAGGCGAAGATTGAAGTTGTGCGTGAAGAACAGGACAAGATAGGACCAGTCGTTGGGTATTTCCCTTCCGGATTCGATCCAATTAGCGATGGCGCCGCCGCGACGGGGTTTCATGTTTACAGGAACAGGAGGACGAAGAAGAGGATGCAGCTTGTGGTTGGTTCCCCTTCCTCCCCCGTCGAATACGTCGGAACTAGCTATGCCGGTGAGGCCGCCGCCGGGCACTCCTCCATGTATGCCATTGGTGTCTTTGATAAGGAAAAGGGAACGCTCAAGGTTGTTCCCGTTGCTGCCAACAAG ATATTTAGATTGGAACCTAAAGTTAAAGCCTTGGATGCCGTTGACAAGGAGCCTGCTACCTCAACAGTGGAAGAGCTGACTCCCTTGGACTGGGCAGCGAAGCAGAGGCAGATTACTAATTTGTTTGGAACAAAGAAGGAAATAACAAGG ACTAAAAAGAGGTTAGCTCTCAATCAAGATGATGATCCTGAATCACAAAAGAACCTGGATGTGAAGATGGAAAATGTTGATGTAAACAAATTGGCTCTTGAAGGTACTGAATCTCAAGTTGCCCGCAACATACCACCATGTAATCTTTCTGCAACCTCGCCGCAGGAGGCATATGTATTGGATCAAATCATCCTTAAAGGAGAGTGGGGTTACCTTGAAgacatttattatattttgttgaaGGAAGAAGAAGCTGACTTCAGTTCTTACCCAACTTTTGTTTCCAACaggattaataaattaaagaatatTAAG GATGATTCAGAAAAGAGGAAACACTCATGCATACTGTCATTCATCAGTCATCTTGTAACGTTCAAAGAACAGAACTCTTTCAGGGATAACTCCACCATGAAGCGTCTGAAGATCCCCCACATTCTGCGTAATAGATTCTCGGCAATGTTTGGCAATACTTCTGGTTCTAATTCAAAATGGCTGTCTTCTGAGAAGATTAGTCTTCTCGTTTGTTATATCCTCGTGCTGACTCTTTTCTTTGACGAATTCGAGACTGACTATTGTGATATAGCAAAGGATCTGAAGATGAGCCAACTGGTGGTGAAACAACACTATGAGCATTTGGGTTGCAAGGTTAAACGTAAGAACAATGTCAACCATGCCACACTTCCCATCCCTCTTAAATTTCCTGGTGTGCGTCAGAGGAAGCGAAAACGTTAG